The proteins below come from a single Streptomyces sp. M92 genomic window:
- a CDS encoding class I SAM-dependent methyltransferase yields the protein MLERCLACGHGFRNPPLEPGPEHPLVRAGVRLRHGAAARAVFRRCPEPESWLDVGTGDADFPHAARACFPYTSFDGLDPTHRVLRARAVERVEEAFVGRLTDPHIQARLRGRYDVVSLFQQLERVPDPRAELRAALHVLRPGGHLLVDVADPRRLLVRPAGVRAELAGLGCTVLTGARSRRVVARKGPGSPA from the coding sequence GTGCTCGAGCGTTGTCTGGCGTGCGGGCACGGGTTCCGCAATCCGCCGCTCGAGCCGGGGCCCGAGCACCCGCTCGTCCGGGCCGGCGTCCGCCTCCGGCACGGAGCGGCCGCCCGCGCGGTGTTCCGCCGCTGCCCGGAGCCCGAGAGCTGGCTGGACGTGGGCACCGGCGACGCCGACTTCCCTCACGCCGCACGGGCCTGTTTCCCGTACACGTCCTTCGACGGCCTGGACCCCACGCACCGGGTGCTGCGGGCCCGTGCCGTCGAGCGGGTCGAGGAGGCGTTCGTCGGCAGGCTGACGGACCCGCACATCCAGGCGCGGCTGCGGGGCCGCTACGACGTGGTGAGCCTCTTTCAGCAGCTGGAGCGGGTGCCCGACCCGCGTGCCGAACTGCGGGCCGCGCTGCACGTGCTGCGGCCCGGCGGTCACCTGCTCGTCGACGTGGCGGACCCGCGGCGGCTGCTCGTCCGTCCGGCGGGCGTGCGCGCTGAACTGGCCGGACTGGGCTGCACCGTGCTCACCGGCGCGCGGAGCCGGCGCGTCGTCGCGCGCAAGGGGCCCGGCTCACCCGCGTAG
- a CDS encoding bifunctional adenosylcobinamide kinase/adenosylcobinamide-phosphate guanylyltransferase — translation MDVTLLGTGAPAGLPRPDCPCAACAAAQGENARAATALLVDGALLLDLTPGAAFAAARAGHSLTGVRQVLLSHPHDGPALEVPAGLPQPGRVPDGRELALLTGHRVRAVAMDAPGTGYAVTGPDGQRLLYLPPGGAPAGLEEPAEPYDMVLVDVVGRPDALARLRAVGAVGAATDVVAVHLGHDVPPGRELVRRLAAAGARAVRDGTTLVVGAYEDVPDVPRRTLVLGGARSGKSVEAERRLESFPEVLYVATGGSRGGDTEWAARVRAHRERRPGSWRTVETCDLVPLLKDDGAPLLVDCLSLWLTDAMDAVGAWDDAEWADGGERALRDRVRDLAEAVRATRRTVVAVSNEVGSGIVPATASGRRYRDELGRLNAAFAHECEQVLLVVAGQALVLRG, via the coding sequence GTGGACGTGACTCTGCTCGGCACCGGTGCCCCCGCGGGCCTGCCCCGCCCCGACTGCCCCTGTGCGGCCTGTGCCGCCGCCCAGGGCGAGAACGCGCGCGCGGCGACCGCGCTGCTGGTGGACGGGGCCCTGCTGCTGGACCTCACCCCGGGCGCCGCGTTCGCCGCCGCACGCGCCGGGCACTCCCTGACCGGCGTACGCCAGGTGCTGCTGTCGCACCCGCACGACGGGCCGGCGCTGGAGGTGCCCGCCGGGCTGCCGCAGCCGGGCCGGGTGCCGGACGGCCGGGAGCTGGCGCTGCTGACCGGGCACCGGGTGCGGGCGGTGGCGATGGACGCGCCGGGCACCGGGTACGCCGTGACGGGACCGGACGGACAGCGGCTCCTCTACCTGCCGCCGGGCGGTGCTCCGGCGGGCCTGGAGGAGCCCGCCGAACCGTACGACATGGTCCTCGTGGACGTCGTGGGCCGCCCGGACGCCCTGGCGAGGCTGCGCGCGGTGGGCGCGGTCGGCGCGGCCACGGACGTCGTCGCCGTCCACCTGGGCCACGACGTGCCGCCGGGCCGGGAGCTCGTCCGCCGTCTCGCGGCGGCCGGGGCACGGGCCGTGCGGGACGGCACGACGCTGGTGGTGGGCGCCTACGAGGACGTACCCGACGTACCGCGCCGCACCCTCGTGCTGGGCGGCGCCCGTTCGGGCAAGTCGGTGGAGGCCGAACGCCGGCTGGAGTCGTTCCCGGAGGTGCTGTACGTCGCGACGGGCGGCTCCCGGGGCGGCGACACGGAGTGGGCGGCCCGGGTCCGCGCGCACCGCGAGCGGCGCCCGGGCTCCTGGCGCACGGTGGAGACCTGCGACCTGGTCCCGCTCCTCAAGGACGACGGAGCGCCCCTCCTCGTCGACTGCCTGTCCCTGTGGCTGACGGACGCGATGGACGCCGTGGGGGCCTGGGACGACGCGGAGTGGGCCGACGGCGGCGAACGGGCCCTGCGCGACCGGGTGCGGGACCTGGCGGAGGCGGTGCGCGCCACCCGGCGCACGGTCGTCGCCGTGTCGAACGAGGTCGGCTCCGGCATCGTCCCGGCCACCGCCTCCGGCCGCCGCTACCGGGACGAACTCGGCCGCCTGAACGCCGCCTTCGCGCACGAGTGCGAGCAGGTGCTGCTGGTGGTGGCGGGCCAGGCCCTCGTCCTACGCGGGTGA
- a CDS encoding adenosylcobinamide-GDP ribazoletransferase, producing the protein MLRTPSPDGLRFAFGTLTVFPVAVTRWDREAARAGMLCAPLAGLAVGAAAAAAGLLLLFLGAGTPLAAVATAAVPAVLTRGLHLDGLADTADGLGSGKPAEDALRIMKQSDIGPFGVLTLLFVLLAQVAALAQAYDASWAHGALAAVVSAAAARLALTLAARTGVPAARPEGLGAAVAGAVPAGGALAATAAVTAAAAAAGAVLGPYDAVRTALAVLCAVAVAELLLRHCVRRFGGVTGDVFGSVAETAATTALVVLVLG; encoded by the coding sequence GTGCTCAGGACCCCCTCCCCCGACGGCCTCCGCTTCGCCTTCGGCACCCTCACCGTGTTCCCGGTCGCGGTGACCCGCTGGGACCGCGAGGCGGCCCGCGCCGGCATGCTGTGCGCACCGCTGGCCGGCCTGGCCGTCGGCGCCGCGGCCGCCGCGGCCGGGCTCCTGCTGCTGTTCCTCGGCGCGGGCACCCCGCTCGCCGCCGTCGCGACCGCCGCCGTACCCGCCGTGCTCACCCGCGGCCTGCACCTGGACGGCCTGGCCGACACCGCGGACGGACTCGGCAGCGGCAAGCCCGCCGAGGACGCGCTGCGGATCATGAAGCAGTCGGACATCGGCCCGTTCGGCGTGCTCACGCTGCTCTTCGTGCTGCTGGCCCAGGTGGCCGCGCTGGCGCAGGCCTACGACGCGTCCTGGGCGCACGGCGCGCTCGCCGCCGTGGTCTCGGCGGCCGCCGCCCGGCTGGCGCTGACCCTCGCCGCCCGCACCGGGGTGCCCGCCGCCCGCCCGGAGGGCCTGGGCGCGGCGGTCGCGGGAGCGGTGCCGGCCGGTGGCGCGCTCGCGGCCACCGCCGCCGTCACGGCGGCCGCGGCGGCGGCCGGCGCGGTCCTGGGCCCGTACGACGCGGTCCGTACGGCGCTCGCGGTACTGTGCGCCGTCGCCGTCGCCGAACTCCTCCTGCGCCACTGCGTCCGCCGCTTCGGCGGGGTCACCGGCGACGTCTTCGGCTCGGTCGCGGAGACGGCGGCCACCACCGCCCTCGTCGTACTGGTCCTCGGCTGA
- a CDS encoding S1C family serine protease: protein MDASRTRPPRLLAPAALLACASLFVTGCTGAAPAPPGGREGDTAQAAAPAAANDLQADYQRVIEDVLPSVVQIQAGDSLGSGVVYDDKGHIVTNAHVVGDSRAFRVTTARTEEALAAELVSSYPEQDLAVIKLDRLPEGIEAARFGDSSKAAVGQIVLAMGSPLGLSSSVTQGIVSAVGRTVTEGRQGGGTGATIGNMVQTSAAINPGNSGGALVNLDSEVIGIPTLAATDPGMSDSAAPGIGFAIPSSMVRTVADQIIEDGRVTDSGRAALGITARTVVDDGYRPAGVAVVEVSDGGAADDAGLRPGDVIVRLGDTDITTITSLAEALASMQPGDRTKVTYTRDGDERTAEVTLGEQ from the coding sequence ATGGACGCTTCCCGCACCCGCCCGCCCAGGCTGCTCGCCCCGGCCGCCCTCCTGGCCTGCGCGTCGCTGTTCGTCACCGGCTGCACGGGCGCCGCCCCCGCCCCTCCCGGCGGGCGGGAGGGCGACACGGCGCAGGCCGCCGCGCCGGCCGCGGCCAACGACCTCCAGGCCGACTACCAGCGGGTGATCGAGGACGTCCTCCCGTCGGTCGTGCAGATCCAGGCGGGCGACTCCCTGGGATCCGGCGTCGTGTACGACGACAAGGGGCACATCGTCACCAACGCGCACGTCGTCGGGGACAGCAGGGCCTTCCGGGTGACGACCGCCCGCACGGAGGAGGCCCTCGCCGCCGAGCTGGTCTCCTCCTACCCCGAGCAGGACCTCGCCGTCATCAAGCTGGACCGGCTGCCCGAGGGCATCGAGGCGGCCCGCTTCGGCGACTCCTCGAAGGCGGCGGTCGGGCAGATCGTGCTGGCGATGGGCTCGCCGCTGGGCCTGTCCTCCAGCGTGACGCAGGGCATCGTGTCGGCGGTCGGACGGACCGTCACCGAGGGCCGCCAGGGCGGCGGCACGGGCGCGACGATCGGCAACATGGTGCAGACGTCGGCGGCCATCAACCCCGGCAACAGCGGCGGCGCCCTGGTGAACCTCGACAGCGAGGTGATCGGCATCCCGACGCTGGCCGCGACCGACCCGGGCATGAGCGACAGCGCGGCGCCCGGAATCGGGTTCGCCATCCCGTCGTCGATGGTGAGGACGGTCGCCGACCAGATCATCGAGGACGGCCGGGTGACCGACTCGGGACGGGCGGCGCTCGGCATCACCGCCCGCACGGTCGTCGACGACGGCTACCGGCCCGCGGGCGTGGCCGTCGTCGAGGTGAGCGACGGCGGGGCCGCCGACGACGCGGGGCTGCGGCCCGGCGACGTCATCGTCCGGCTGGGCGACACGGACATCACCACCATCACCTCCCTGGCCGAGGCGCTGGCGTCGATGCAGCCGGGCGACCGGACGAAGGTGACGTACACCCGCGACGGCGACGAGCGCACCGCCGAGGTGACCCTGGGCGAGCAGTGA
- a CDS encoding endo alpha-1,4 polygalactosaminidase, with amino-acid sequence MRRPVLLSALLLLLAGCSSASPDGERDDAGHWQPRPGTAWQWQLSGELDTSVDVPVYDIDGFDHTGATVAGLHDDGRKVVCYLSTGAWEDFRPDAGRFPESVLGEGNGWEGERWLDIRETDVLEPLMAERIDMCRDKGFDAVEPDNMDGYKNDTGFPLTADDQLRYNRLIARLAHDRGMAVGLKNDLDQIPELVDDFDFAVNEQCAQYGECADNKPFVDAGKAVFHVEYELPTDRFCAESRELGLSSMLKKYELGVWREAC; translated from the coding sequence ATGAGACGCCCGGTCCTGCTGTCGGCCCTTCTCCTGCTGCTCGCGGGCTGCTCCTCGGCGTCCCCCGACGGCGAGCGGGACGACGCCGGTCACTGGCAGCCGCGCCCCGGCACCGCCTGGCAGTGGCAGCTCAGCGGCGAGCTGGACACCTCCGTCGACGTACCGGTCTACGACATCGACGGTTTCGACCACACCGGGGCCACGGTCGCCGGGCTGCACGACGACGGCCGCAAGGTCGTCTGCTACCTCTCCACCGGCGCCTGGGAGGACTTCCGCCCGGACGCCGGGAGGTTCCCGGAGTCGGTGCTGGGCGAGGGCAACGGCTGGGAGGGCGAGCGGTGGCTGGACATCCGTGAGACCGACGTCCTCGAACCGCTGATGGCCGAGCGGATCGACATGTGCCGCGACAAGGGCTTCGACGCGGTCGAGCCGGACAACATGGACGGCTACAAGAACGACACCGGCTTCCCGCTCACCGCCGACGACCAGCTCCGCTACAACCGGCTGATCGCGAGGCTCGCCCACGACCGGGGCATGGCCGTCGGCCTGAAGAACGACCTGGACCAGATCCCGGAGCTGGTCGACGACTTCGACTTCGCGGTCAACGAGCAGTGCGCCCAGTACGGCGAGTGCGCCGACAACAAGCCGTTCGTCGACGCGGGCAAGGCGGTCTTCCACGTCGAGTACGAGCTGCCGACCGACCGGTTCTGTGCCGAGTCGCGGGAGCTGGGGCTGAGTTCGATGCTGAAGAAGTACGAGCTGGGGGTGTGGCGGGAGGCCTGCTGA
- the cobT gene encoding nicotinate-nucleotide--dimethylbenzimidazole phosphoribosyltransferase — MSSLNLDDFTDLIERPDGGVRRDAEARRERQVVPPGSLGRLDELGEWLAAARSAVPVRPVEQPRVVLFAGDHKVAELGVSARPAGGAGELVREVLEGGRPVSVLARRLGVPVRVVDMSLDCDPQTLPAGVSAHRVRRAGGRIDIEDALTLEEAEAAFRAGMAVADEEADSGTDLVVLGDVSVGGTTAAGVLVAALCGTDASVVTGRGGLAIDDLAWMRKCAAIRDALRRARPVLGDQLRLLATVGGADLAAMTGFLLQSAVRKTPVILDGVVTAACALVGQRVAFRAPDWWLAAHDSGEPGQAKALDRMAMEPLLSQGVTVGEGAGGLLALPLVQAAAALAAELPVVSDEEG, encoded by the coding sequence ATGAGCTCGCTGAATCTCGACGACTTCACCGATCTGATCGAGCGTCCCGACGGCGGGGTGCGCCGCGACGCCGAGGCGCGCCGGGAGCGCCAGGTCGTGCCGCCCGGATCGCTGGGCCGCCTGGACGAACTGGGCGAGTGGCTGGCCGCGGCGCGGTCCGCCGTGCCGGTGCGGCCGGTCGAACAGCCCCGGGTGGTGCTCTTCGCCGGTGACCACAAGGTCGCCGAACTGGGCGTGTCGGCACGGCCCGCGGGCGGCGCGGGCGAGCTGGTGCGCGAGGTGCTGGAGGGCGGCCGGCCCGTGTCCGTACTCGCCCGTCGCCTCGGCGTACCGGTGCGGGTGGTCGACATGTCCCTGGACTGCGACCCTCAGACGCTGCCCGCCGGCGTCTCGGCGCACCGGGTGCGGCGCGCGGGCGGACGCATCGACATCGAGGACGCGCTGACCCTGGAGGAGGCGGAGGCCGCCTTCCGGGCCGGGATGGCGGTGGCCGACGAGGAGGCCGACTCCGGTACGGACCTGGTGGTGCTGGGCGACGTGAGCGTGGGCGGCACCACGGCGGCGGGCGTGCTGGTCGCCGCGCTGTGCGGCACCGACGCGTCGGTGGTCACCGGGCGGGGCGGGCTGGCCATCGACGACCTGGCCTGGATGCGCAAGTGCGCGGCGATCCGCGACGCGTTGCGCCGCGCGCGGCCGGTCCTCGGGGACCAGCTGCGGCTCCTCGCGACGGTGGGCGGCGCCGACCTGGCCGCGATGACGGGCTTCCTGCTGCAGAGCGCGGTGCGGAAGACGCCGGTGATCCTGGACGGCGTCGTGACGGCCGCGTGCGCGCTGGTCGGGCAGCGGGTCGCCTTCCGGGCGCCGGACTGGTGGCTGGCGGCGCACGACAGCGGGGAGCCGGGGCAGGCCAAGGCGCTGGACCGGATGGCCATGGAGCCGCTGCTCTCCCAGGGCGTGACGGTGGGCGAGGGGGCGGGGGGCCTGCTGGCGCTTCCGCTGGTACAGGCCGCGGCGGCACTGGCGGCGGAGCTGCCGGTCGTCTCCGACGAGGAGGGTTAG